The following DNA comes from Vicugna pacos chromosome 13, VicPac4, whole genome shotgun sequence.
GTAAGTATAGAAACTGTCGTCTTTTGTACATAAGAGATTGAGTGGGGCACAGATGCTTAAGAAGATTTGGCAAGGGCACAAAGCAGTAAAACCAGAATTACTGCCCACTCCAAATCACAGTCAGACCCCAAAGCCTAAGGAAGCATGTAGTGAATGCACTGAAAATTAGGAGTTAGTCATTTTTGGCATTTAGGTAATTTACTTCTGAAAATCAGCCTTtaatgtgttgttgttgttgtttgttgtttttgtaaTTGTCCTTTTAATCTCCAGAATCAGTGGTATGACTGAATAATCTCTTAAATTTCCATTTAACTCCAGAATTCTTGGATTCTAGGaataatctataatgaagaaagatggaaaatgttaaaataatgaaAGCACAAAAAAATTTACTTGTTTAAGTATGGAGGGTCCAAATGGAAAGCTTGAatttttgttgtaaattaattctACTAGTCTCATAAGAATTTTATATAGTTAGAGGTTGATTTTAGGAATTGTTGTTCCTCTTAAATTAATCCTTTGTAGTGACCTAGAGAGTGTATATTTTCTACTGATTTTTGAAAACTGGTCAAATTTGTTAGTATTTTTACCAGAAGCTCTTTTCTGATATCTTTGTATTGGTTCTGAATTTTTGAGATGATGTTAACTGGTTCTTCTGAGTGAACTAAGGATCAACTATGATTTTCATTTGGATAGTTTTAGAACTATTCAGTGAATAGGAGAGTATAAATAAGTATCCTTTCTCTGTGCAGAAGTTCCTTGGAGTTGGAGGAGTGCTGCTCTACAAACTCGTAGTGTTTATAAAAGCTAACTGCAGAAGGTATTAACGGCCTAAACATTTTCCTTCATTAACAGTACTGTTTTCTCTGACCTGAAACACTTTCCTTATAACATCAGTGCCCAGCAGTGTATTTACGTTCCTGAGGAACAATTCAAGTGCTGAGTGCTTTAAAACTGAAGGGTAGAAAAACAGTTTCAGGTGTAATGAAGAAAActttcagagaagaaataagattTTAATTAGATCAAAGATATGAACAGGCTTTTAAGAAAGTGAAAGATGATTAAGGTAGGTTAGATTGACCAAAGCTCCAGAGAGTCAGGAAATACATAATTGTATACTTTTTTTATCAAGCATTTTTATACTTAATCCAAATATGCTTTGTGATAGGTGTTTgcatttacagaggaggaaaagggaaatcTAGGAACCCTAGGAAGTATAGTCAGTATGTGGGAACTGATATTTCCATATATATAGGAATTACATGATGCATATTGAATTCAAGTCATTGAATACTCTTATCCTTTCCAGTTTTCTAATTATAGTGAAGCTTGAGGCACTTGGTTTAATTCCACATCAAGATTTCTTTGGGAGAATTCCAGTTACCAaaaactttattttctgtttaatttatcatggaaaatttcaaacatactcaaaattgaaagaataatataatgaagTCTAATAAGCCCATCACCCATCTTTGGTGATTACCCCTTGTAGTAATTGCCATGGAAGTGTACAGAAATTGGGACTTATCTACTATTGACTTACTATGTAACCTTAGTTAAGTTACcccttcagatttttttcagttacaaaatggGTATCTATCTCACTAAGTACTCCCTACCTCACATAGTTATGATGATTCAGTGACAAAAGGAGTGTAAAACACTTATTATAATGTAGAGTTTGGCCTTTGCTGGCATTCAGCAATATTAGtttcattttcccttcatagaaaAGTGCAGTGAATATCTCCTAGTTATGGGGTACTTGTGACTTGAGACTGGTATTTCTTGATGTTTATTTGATCAAGTGCAGGCAATTACTTTCCTCACTCTAAAAGGTGAAAGTCTCCAAGAATGAACTAAGTTGTGGTTCTACAGCTGAGACTTTCTTAGACATACAAATTCCCAGGCTTCTCCCCACACCTCCCCATGTTTCCTTGGAAAAAGATTGTCCAGTAGAAATAAAATGCAagtcacatattttatttaacccaacatattcaaaatattacCATTTTAACGTGTTCAGTACAAAAATTTTTGAGATGCGTTGCATTCTTTGTATTTGTTCTAAGTTGTCAatatccagtgtgtattttacacttcagCTATATCTCAGTTTGGACTAGACATATCAAGTACTCTAACCAAATACGACTAGCGTTTACCCTATTAAGATAGCACAGCCTTAGCGCCCCATAAGGTGATCACATTCTCTGCCAACACAGAGCTTTTGAAGAGCCATGGGAAAGAGCTGCAGAGAAGACAGAATTAGGATCCAGATTTTCCCCAAAGCTATTTAAGCAGTCTTCTAAAAATTTACAATTGATTACTGCTTTATTTTTACAGAGATGTGTCAGAAGCTTAATTCCAGATGATGATTGTTAACTCTCTGAAGTTATTAATGGTAGTAATAAATTGAACTGTAATTTTACTTCATCTTTCTACCAAATTAATTTGCTTATCTGATAGATATTTAGCAAACAAATGTATTAGAAAATACGTGAGGAAATTTAGTGCTGAATAGCTATATAGTAGTTATGATGCTATCCTTAATGatggtttgtttctgtttttttagattGCTGCAAAAATTGGAGGTGATGCTGGTACATCACTGAATTCAAATGACTATGGTTATGGGGGACAAAAAAGGCCTTTGGAAGATGGAGGTAAGTTATagcaataaatgttttaaattgttttatacaGAGTTTAGATGAAgtggattttaatatttttaagtgttctttttttgaaatattaCTTTTATCATAAGGTTCCTAAAATTGTAAGGTTTATTTTGGCTtcaaggagagggagggaaaagagacCTAGACAAGGTAGGTAAAATTTGAGTTAACCAGCCAGTTTTGTCTTACTAGAAAACATCATTTTCCCTCTTTTAGGATTATGCCAGATTCACAGTTTGCACAGACAACTTGTTAAtatactgaagaaaacaaaaatataaaatgcttaggaGACATTTCACTGGTTCTTCTCATCATACATGAATTAATCTGAGATGCTGTTGTTTCATTATTTTGCTATTTCAGATACCACTTTAAAGGTTGAAGTTGCTATAGTTTGCTACTTTAGAGTGTTGCAAGTTATACcattttttgttacttttttgtttgttttagtaccttgttttgtgttttaggTTTAACTCAAAATGTGGCTTAAAACAGTAGATATACAGTgccttgtattttttaaaaaacaattgttGAAGCTTCTGAACTTAGAAGTCTGCAcgtattttttgttttagatttgatATATGAATTttgatacattttctttttgtcattttctttttactttttttaaaaggaggattCTGAATGAGCCTATAGAATGTATTTGTAGCTTTTGACCAGGAGTATTTGGTTTCCTTTTATTTGTCTTTCACATTAATAGTGAGGTATTAATATACAAGAAAAATGAGCTAATGATGCTTCAGATGTTGTATgtaatgtattctttttattttatgtgtagATGGCTCTTGGACAAGTCCGAGCAGTACAACACACTGGGAGGGAATGCCCTCTCCTTTTAAAGGCAGGAGTTTTTATTTATTACCTGTGTTCAGTATGTAAACGTGAAATAAACCAGTGGATTCTTAAATGAACACAAATATTCCTTGGATTATGTGTCTGAATTTTTGCTGCGCAACATTCTGATGTTTAATCATTAAGTTTGAAGGGGGGAGGAGAATGTAGTACTTTCAGCTATAGGTTGCCTACTCCAAGGTATGCattgtattcttctgtgtaaaggATGTAGATAAAGATGCAGTCATGTAGTTGTTTGAGTTTCTGCTGAAGTTTATGCTGTGAAATGTTTGGTTAGGAACAATAGAAGAGTTTAGATTGAGATTGCCTTGTAAtgtgattttttatttatttattttgcatagcTTTGTGGTCACTGTCAGATACACTCAACTTTTGATATGTCAAATTTTCACAGTTTgatagttttttttccttccagtcttcAGTTCCAACAGTGGGAAGCATCATTAGACTTTAGCGTGTGATATTTTGCTAGTAACGGACTAAATACTTTGTCATGTATCGTTCTAAAGTGCTTAACATACACTAAGGTCAGTGATTtgattcagtaaaaaaaattttttttaatgtctgtgcaTCTTTTAAACatgaagagaatgaaagaaatgCAGTTTTCTTTCAATTACTAAATGTTTGGGCTGAGTTTTGGTGGTTGGGTTCAAATGATAAGCCATACCCTCAGcttttcagtaaatgtttatattGGTATTCTTGCTTGGGCACGGGGGAGCTAAGTCTTATATTTGTGCttattggcaaaaaaaaattaaaagactctTAATTTTGCAGATCAGCCAGACGCTAAGAAAGTTGCTCCTCAAAATGACtgtaagtatttattttaaattgggtTAAAAGCTAAAGTAATTGTGGATTTTAATCAGGGCTTTGTTTTCCTATGTTTATTGGGTATCTTTGAAGTTAGTTGAAGGCCAAAACTTCTTTTTGAATgaatttctttgtaaaaatatttttcctatatTTATAATCTCTCACTTCAATTATGGCcatgtatatattaatatttgGTTGCtcaattattttacatatatattcagtttattttatACTTGCATTTCTTAATCTTTGCTTATGCCACTTGAAAAAAGACCATTTTTTAGTGTGCTATTGCTAATGTCTGCCTTTTCACTGACTTTACTGCTCACTGTCAGTTTTAAGTATTCTGCATAAAATTTTGCTGTCTTCAAGGTGTTATCAGGGAAAGATTTTAGAATTTCTTAATATGATTGTATTAAACATGtcaacttaaatttaaatttttcattttacttaattttttggtAGCTTTCGGAACACAGTTACCACCGATGCATCAGCAGCAAAGGTATAGTCAAATAACAGCTTTTCAAAGAGTACTTTGCAAGTTTTAGTTGAACTGTATGTGAAACATAACCAAGTTAGTGTATAGTGAATTTGCGGGGTGGGGGTCATGTGTGTGGTTCATTTCCTTTGATTTAAACTGATCATTCTCTATCacctattttctttttgaatgaaatatatttgtaatttgGAAGGATGTGTGGAATTAGAATTCCACATTTTAGAAGAACTAAGGTGAATTAAAGTTAACTGTTAAGATGAGATTTCCTGAACTCTACCCCAGCTTCTTTGTGTTTATGCCTTCAAACGTTCTATCATACCCTCCTTATTTGATATGTCACCTTAATTAAGATTCTGACTTTAACTACTCAAGccccatttttttatttttgagcgTGTGTCTAGAAACCTAATTTAAGCCATCAGATTTCCATTTTTATGTTTACCTTTTATGTGAACAACTTACCTTTTTTTGAAGGAAAATGtttgtttctgttatttcttAGCAGGTCTGTAATGACAGAAGAATACAAAGTTCCAGATGGAATGGTTGGATTTAGTAAGTAACCTAAGTTTTTAAAGCTTTGAAAACGTAATCAAagcatacttaaaaatctttcagcaaatattttcttttttcttactagtaattggcagaggaGGTGAACAGATCTCACGCATACAACAGGAATCTGGATGCAAAATACAGATAGCTCCTGGTAATGTTATTCTCTTGCTGTTTTCATAGTGACAAGAAAActagcatattttttaaattgctagtGAAAATGATACTATTAATCTTTTCTTgacctcagatttttttttgtttgtttttaattgtagacAGTGGTGGCCTTCCAGAAAGGTCTTGTATGTTAACTGGAACACCTGAATCTGTCCAGTAAGTATGAAAATCATGTGCCAGCCCTTCCTTCTTACTGAAGAATATTGTCCCTGTGATTGAACCAGCTTTCGCCTAGACTATTAATTTTCCCCTTTTCTAGGTAGTTTCTAACACCATACAGACATGCTTGAAAATTCCTTTATTTTAAcgaaaacaaatccctgaatctcacatttctatttctttgctccCTTTTGCCAAAAAAATCTCCTTAAGAGTGGTAGCTCTACTTGCTGTATCATCtgcctctgttttcattttgtcttgaactcacaccagtcaggctTTTAATTCCCACTGTTCCATGAAATTGCTCTTCTCAAGATCATGAATGGCCACCACATCATTCAGCCTTTTAGCTTTGTTTAACACAGTGGACCACTCGCTTAGAGATAGCCACCACCCTGGCACATCAAGCATGCTTCCCATGTGAGTCCCTTCAacttctcatttcttctctttggaACATTTTCCCCTCAGGTCATTGGTCTGTTTTGCATAAAATAACATCATTGCACAGGCACAGGCGCCCGCACGCGCAcgtgcgcgcgcacgcacacacatacacacacacaaacattttcTCTTGCTTTGATTTTCTTTGTAGCACTTAACAAATGACATGTTGTTTATTTACATGCTGTTTTTACTTAATGAAGTTAAGCCATGCCAGCAAAAACCCTGTTTGTGTACTTCAGTGCTGTAACCCTGCTACCTAGAATAGTACCTGACACACAGTTGACATTTCttgagtatttgttgaatgaacaaacaaatttTAACATGTGAATAACCAAAGTGGAGGTTTAAAAAGGAAATACCTCAtttaatttttggaagaattAGCTTAATTCTGAGATAACTTTAGAAGTAGGGTGTGTCTTCTTGGAAATTTCGGACTAttctcaaaaatattgaagattaTATACCTAGaaaatttattccatggttttgatCTTTGACACTGATGGTATCTTTTAATTAAAATCGTTGTAATTTAGTTTTCAGACACCTAAACCTGAATTAGGATGGGTGAAGTATCTGATTATATTATTTTGCATTGACTATTTGTTAACAGGTCAGCAAAACGGTTACTGGACCAGATTGTTGAAAAAGGAAGACCAGCCCCTGGCTTCCATCATGGTGATGGACCAGGAAATGCAGTTCAAGAAATCATGATTCCAGCTAGCAAGGCAGGATTAGTTATTGGAAAGGGGGGAGAGACTATTAAACAACTTCAGGTATTACTATGTTTGTAAAATGAttagtttttgtctgttttgaaaCCTGTTCCTTTCTGTTAATATATACAGTTTTGTTTGATTAATAGGAGCGGGCTGGAGTTAAAATGGTTATGATCCAAGATGGACCTCAGAACACTGGTGCTGACAAACCTCTTAGGATTACAGGAGACCCATACAAAGTTCAAGTAAATCTAAGTTTATATTTTACAAAGAAGGTTTTGGGGTGGATGGCAGAGTGGGCAAAAACATGCATGAATGATTATAGTGTTTTGAGACATGCCTTCTAAATTgggtaatttttttctacttcagcAAGCCAAGGAAATGGTGTTAGAGTTAATTCGTGATCAAGGTGGTTTCAGAGAAGTTCGAAATGAGTATGGGTCAAGAATAGGAGGAAATGAAGGGATAGATGTAAGTAAAAATACCATTAAGAAATGCTTAGATGCTTATTCATAAATAAATGTGTTTTCCCTGTTTTGTGTTATATAGCCTTCTCTAACTTTGTATCGTCTTTTCCTCCTCACTTTCCaccttagaatacagaatgtatatcATGTGTCTTGTCAACCTATTTAAGTATAGTGCTTTTATGATTTGAGGGAGATTAGTTTTTCAGGAAATGACTTTCCTAATACTGTCTTCTTTGCATAAGGTCCCCATTCCAAGATTTGCTGTTGGCATTGTAATaggaagaaatggagagatgattaaaaaaatacaaaatgatgcTGGTGTTCGAATTCAGTTTAAGCCAGGTAAGTCCacgtatttaatttttttaagtgttggcAGCAGTTACTTTTGACACGTTTAATGTTAAATTAatccaatttgttttctttgctttgaaGATGACGGAACAACACCTGATAGAATAGCACAAATAACAGGACCTCCAGACCGATGTCAGCATGCCGCAGAAATTATTACAGACCTTCTTCGAAGTGTTCAGGTTTGATAGAAtgttaatgttttcattgttttgttttctttaaaaaaaaaaccgttTTCCTTCATTAAAtctgaaaatatgtttttttaactAGAATGTTTGATGATATTTTATTAATAGGTAGAAAGTTTAAATTGCTTTGAGGTAGACATCTTGGAGCAGGAAAGCAGCTACATAAGTGCACTACCTTATTCACCACAGTATGAAAAGAATGAATGGTGGTTGTCACTTGCTGATTATTTGGGCTAAGGCATCTCCCAGTGTCTCTAAATTTCTGATTTTGGAAGATGAAATAGACATGTAATAATTTTATGGTGAAAAGAAGAATATATTTCTGACTTTGTCTTTCCTTCTTGTCCTTCTTCTCTTTAGGCTGGCAATCCTGGTGGACCTGGACCTGGTGGTCGAGGAAGAGGTAGAGGTCAAGGCAACTGGAACATGGGACCACCTGGTGGACTACAGGAATTTAATTTCATTGTCccaactgggaaaactggattaaTAATAGGAAAAGGCAATATATTTAAAACTCTTAATGTTTTAATGTGTGGTTAAAAATTAAACCTTTATCTAATTTTTCTGGATGctatttctgttgctgttgtaaatgagtagcaataatttttttccttggctGTGTTTTAGTTGAAAAGTGTTAACACTGATTCATGACAACTGAGACATAAATGAAGGACTGTATGTGTACTTAGAGAGTGGGATTTGAATTACACTGGCTTCTAGAAAAGGGGACCAATAGTTTAATTACTAGTGTTTCTTAACTTTTCTTCTGACCTAACAAGAGGTCTGagtattcttatttattttgctttttcctgacacatggttttaaatttttgagtttttaaataatTGTGTTAGTTTATGTTTGCATTGCTTATTAAAGCAATTTCTGTGAAGCAGGTATTTTGATGTTATCATTCATTTTAAGGTTAGGTACAGACATTAAGTTATAtcttaaaactaaaatatattttaagagaagCATGAAATGATTTATATAAATTGATCTAAACTGTGGAATAAATGGAAACTCCTTATAGAATATTGGCAAATGGGATACTGGTCAAAACTTTCTTCTTAATGGCCATAAGATGACCGGGTTTCCTTTGAATAGCTCCTCTTGTTGAATCGTTAGAGAAATTACTGTGTTTTGCTTTTAGGAGGTGAAACCATAAAAAGCATAAGCCAACAGTCGGGTGCAAGAATA
Coding sequences within:
- the FUBP1 gene encoding far upstream element-binding protein 1 isoform X7, translating into MADYSTVPPPSSGSAGGGGGGGGGGGVNDAFKDALQRARQIAAKIGGDAGTSLNSNDYGYGGQKRPLEDGDGSWTSPSSTTHWEGMPSPFKDQPDAKKVAPQNDSFGTQLPPMHQQQSRSVMTEEYKVPDGMVGFIIGRGGEQISRIQQESGCKIQIAPDSGGLPERSCMLTGTPESVQSAKRLLDQIVEKGRPAPGFHHGDGPGNAVQEIMIPASKAGLVIGKGGETIKQLQERAGVKMVMIQDGPQNTGADKPLRITGDPYKVQQAKEMVLELIRDQGGFREVRNEYGSRIGGNEGIDVPIPRFAVGIVIGRNGEMIKKIQNDAGVRIQFKPDDGTTPDRIAQITGPPDRCQHAAEIITDLLRSVQAGNPGGPGPGGRGRGRGQGNWNMGPPGGLQEFNFIVPTGKTGLIIGKGGETIKSISQQSGARIELQRNPPPNADPNMKLFTIRGTPQQIDYARQLIEEKIGGPVNPLGPPVPHGPHGVPGPHGPPGPPGPGTPMGPYNPAPYNPGPPGPAPHGPPAPYAPQGWGNAYPHWQQQAPPDPAKTGTDPNSAAWAAYYAHYYQQQAQPPPAAPAGAPTTTQTNGQGNYGDQQNPAPAGQVDYTKAWEEYYKKMGQAVPAPTGAPPGGQPDYSAAWAEYYRQQAAYYAQTSPQGMPQHPPAPQCLPRPSTLGSAAKSNRNYPCKKKIGLKWLL
- the FUBP1 gene encoding far upstream element-binding protein 1 isoform X3, which produces MADYSTVPPPSSGSAGGGGGGGGGGGVNDAFKDALQRARQIAAKIGGDAGTSLNSNDYGYGGQKRPLEDGDGSWTSPSSTTHWEGMPSPFKDQPDAKKVAPQNDSFGTQLPPMHQQQSRSVMTEEYKVPDGMVGFIIGRGGEQISRIQQESGCKIQIAPDSGGLPERSCMLTGTPESVQSAKRLLDQIVEKGRPAPGFHHGDGPGNAVQEIMIPASKAGLVIGKGGETIKQLQERAGVKMVMIQDGPQNTGADKPLRITGDPYKVQQAKEMVLELIRDQGGFREVRNEYGSRIGGNEGIDVPIPRFAVGIVIGRNGEMIKKIQNDAGVRIQFKPDDGTTPDRIAQITGPPDRCQHAAEIITDLLRSVQAGNPGGPGPGGRGRGRGQGNWNMGPPGGLQEFNFIVPTGKTGLIIGKGGETIKSISQQSGARIELQRNPPPNADPNMKLFTIRGTPQQIDYARQLIEEKIGGPVNPLGPPVPHGPHGVPGPHGPPGPPGPGTPMGPYNPAPYNPGPPGPAPHGPPAPYAPQGWGNAYPHWQQQAPPDPAKTGTDPNSAAWAAYYAHYYQQQAQPPPAAPAGAPTTTQTNGQGDQQNPAPAGQVDYTKAWEEYYKKMGQQGQTQDYSKAWEEYYKKQGQAVPAPTGAPPGGQPDYSAAWAEYYRQQAAYYAQTSPQGMPQHPPAPQCLPRPSTLGSAAKSNRNYPCKKKIGLKWLL
- the FUBP1 gene encoding far upstream element-binding protein 1 isoform X8, whose amino-acid sequence is MADYSTVPPPSSGSAGGGGGGGGGGGVNDAFKDALQRARQIAAKIGGDAGTSLNSNDYGYGGQKRPLEDGDQPDAKKVAPQNDSFGTQLPPMHQQQSRSVMTEEYKVPDGMVGFIIGRGGEQISRIQQESGCKIQIAPDSGGLPERSCMLTGTPESVQSAKRLLDQIVEKGRPAPGFHHGDGPGNAVQEIMIPASKAGLVIGKGGETIKQLQERAGVKMVMIQDGPQNTGADKPLRITGDPYKVQQAKEMVLELIRDQGGFREVRNEYGSRIGGNEGIDVPIPRFAVGIVIGRNGEMIKKIQNDAGVRIQFKPDDGTTPDRIAQITGPPDRCQHAAEIITDLLRSVQAGNPGGPGPGGRGRGRGQGNWNMGPPGGLQEFNFIVPTGKTGLIIGKGGETIKSISQQSGARIELQRNPPPNADPNMKLFTIRGTPQQIDYARQLIEEKIGGPVNPLGPPVPHGPHGVPGPHGPPGPPGPGTPMGPYNPAPYNPGPPGPAPHGPPAPYAPQGWGNAYPHWQQQAPPDPAKTGTDPNSAAWAAYYAHYYQQQAQPPPAAPAGAPTTTQTNGQGNYGDQQNPAPAGQVDYTKAWEEYYKKMGQQGQTQDYSKAWEEYYKKQGQAVPAPTGAPPGGQPDYSAAWAEYYRQQAAYYAQTSPQGMPQHPPAPQCLPRPSTLGSAAKSNRNYPCKKKIGLKWLL
- the FUBP1 gene encoding far upstream element-binding protein 1 isoform X16, whose product is MADYSTVPPPSSGSAGGGGGGGGGGGVNDAFKDALQRARQIAAKIGGDAGTSLNSNDYGYGGQKRPLEDGDQPDAKKVAPQNDSFGTQLPPMHQQQSRSVMTEEYKVPDGMVGFIIGRGGEQISRIQQESGCKIQIAPDSGGLPERSCMLTGTPESVQSAKRLLDQIVEKGRPAPGFHHGDGPGNAVQEIMIPASKAGLVIGKGGETIKQLQERAGVKMVMIQDGPQNTGADKPLRITGDPYKVQQAKEMVLELIRDQGGFREVRNEYGSRIGGNEGIDVPIPRFAVGIVIGRNGEMIKKIQNDAGVRIQFKPDDGTTPDRIAQITGPPDRCQHAAEIITDLLRSVQAGNPGGPGPGGRGRGRGQGNWNMGPPGGLQEFNFIVPTGKTGLIIGKGGETIKSISQQSGARIELQRNPPPNADPNMKLFTIRGTPQQIDYARQLIEEKIGGPVNPLGPPVPHGPHGVPGPHGPPGPPGPGTPMGPYNPAPYNPGPPGPAPHGPPAPYAPQGWGNAYPHWQQQAPPDPAKTGTDPNSAAWAAYYAHYYQQQAQPPPAAPAGAPTTTQTNGQGDQQNPAPAGQVDYTKAWEEYYKKMGQAVPAPTGAPPGGQPDYSAAWAEYYRQQAAYYAQTSPQGMPQHPPAPQCLPRPSTLGSAAKSNRNYPCKKKIGLKWLL
- the FUBP1 gene encoding far upstream element-binding protein 1 isoform X10, whose translation is MADYSTVPPPSSGSAGGGGGGGGGGGVNDAFKDALQRARQIAAKIGGDAGTSLNSNDYGYGGQKRPLEDGDGSWTSPSSTTHWEGMPSPFKDQPDAKKVAPQNDSFGTQLPPMHQQQSRSVMTEEYKVPDGMVGFIIGRGGEQISRIQQESGCKIQIAPDSGGLPERSCMLTGTPESVQSAKRLLDQIVEKGRPAPGFHHGDGPGNAVQEIMIPASKAGLVIGKGGETIKQLQERAGVKMVMIQDGPQNTGADKPLRITGDPYKVQQAKEMVLELIRDQGGFREVRNEYGSRIGGNEGIDVPIPRFAVGIVIGRNGEMIKKIQNDAGVRIQFKPDDGTTPDRIAQITGPPDRCQHAAEIITDLLRSVQAGNPGGPGPGGRGRGRGQGNWNMGPPGGLQEFNFIVPTGKTGLIIGKGGETIKSISQQSGARIELQRNPPPNADPNMKLFTIRGTPQQIDYARQLIEEKIGGPVNPLGPPVPHGPHGVPGPHGPPGPPGPGTPMGPYNPAPYNPGPPGPAPHGPPAPYAPQGWGNAYPHWQQQAPPDPAKTGTDPNSAAWAAYYAHYYQQQAQPPPAAPAGAPTTTQTNGQGDQQNPAPAGQVDYTKAWEEYYKKMGQAVPAPTGAPPGGQPDYSAAWAEYYRQQAAYYAQTSPQGMPQHPPAPQCLPRPSTLGSAAKSNRNYPCKKKIGLKWLL
- the FUBP1 gene encoding far upstream element-binding protein 1 isoform X21, with amino-acid sequence MADYSTVPPPSSGSAGGGGGGGGGGGVNDAFKDALQRARQIAAKIGGDAGTSLNSNDYGYGGQKRPLEDGDQPDAKKVAPQNDSFGTQLPPMHQQQSRSVMTEEYKVPDGMVGFIIGRGGEQISRIQQESGCKIQIAPDSGGLPERSCMLTGTPESVQSAKRLLDQIVEKGRPAPGFHHGDGPGNAVQEIMIPASKAGLVIGKGGETIKQLQERAGVKMVMIQDGPQNTGADKPLRITGDPYKVQQAKEMVLELIRDQGGFREVRNEYGSRIGGNEGIDVPIPRFAVGIVIGRNGEMIKKIQNDAGVRIQFKPDDGTTPDRIAQITGPPDRCQHAAEIITDLLRSVQAGNPGGPGPGGRGRGRGQGNWNMGPPGGLQEFNFIVPTGKTGLIIGKGGETIKSISQQSGARIELQRNPPPNADPNMKLFTIRGTPQQIDYARQLIEEKIGGPVNPLGPPVPHGPHGVPGPHGPPGPPGPGTPMGPYNPAPYNPGPPGPAPHGPPAPYAPQGWGNAYPHWQQQAPPDPAKTGTDPNSAAWAAYYAHYYQQQAQPPPAAPAGAPTTTQTNGQGDQQNPAPAGQVDYTKAWEEYYKKMGQAVPAPTGAPPGGQPDYSAAWAEYYRQQAAYYAQTSPQGMPQHPPAPQGQ
- the FUBP1 gene encoding far upstream element-binding protein 1 isoform X23 gives rise to the protein MPSPFKDQPDAKKVAPQNDSFGTQLPPMHQQQSRSVMTEEYKVPDGMVGFIIGRGGEQISRIQQESGCKIQIAPDSGGLPERSCMLTGTPESVQSAKRLLDQIVEKGRPAPGFHHGDGPGNAVQEIMIPASKAGLVIGKGGETIKQLQERAGVKMVMIQDGPQNTGADKPLRITGDPYKVQQAKEMVLELIRDQGGFREVRNEYGSRIGGNEGIDVPIPRFAVGIVIGRNGEMIKKIQNDAGVRIQFKPDDGTTPDRIAQITGPPDRCQHAAEIITDLLRSVQAGNPGGPGPGGRGRGRGQGNWNMGPPGGLQEFNFIVPTGKTGLIIGKGGETIKSISQQSGARIELQRNPPPNADPNMKLFTIRGTPQQIDYARQLIEEKIGGPVNPLGPPVPHGPHGVPGPHGPPGPPGPGTPMGPYNPAPYNPGPPGPAPHGPPAPYAPQGWGNAYPHWQQQAPPDPAKTGTDPNSAAWAAYYAHYYQQQAQPPPAAPAGAPTTTQTNGQGNYGDQQNPAPAGQVDYTKAWEEYYKKMGQQGQTQDYSKAWEEYYKKQGQAVPAPTGAPPGGQPDYSAAWAEYYRQQAAYYAQTSPQGMPQHPPAPQCLPRPSTLGSAAKSNRNYPCKKKIGLKWLL
- the FUBP1 gene encoding far upstream element-binding protein 1 isoform X24 codes for the protein MHQQQSRSVMTEEYKVPDGMVGFIIGRGGEQISRIQQESGCKIQIAPDSGGLPERSCMLTGTPESVQSAKRLLDQIVEKGRPAPGFHHGDGPGNAVQEIMIPASKAGLVIGKGGETIKQLQERAGVKMVMIQDGPQNTGADKPLRITGDPYKVQQAKEMVLELIRDQGGFREVRNEYGSRIGGNEGIDVPIPRFAVGIVIGRNGEMIKKIQNDAGVRIQFKPDDGTTPDRIAQITGPPDRCQHAAEIITDLLRSVQAGNPGGPGPGGRGRGRGQGNWNMGPPGGLQEFNFIVPTGKTGLIIGKGGETIKSISQQSGARIELQRNPPPNADPNMKLFTIRGTPQQIDYARQLIEEKIGGPVNPLGPPVPHGPHGVPGPHGPPGPPGPGTPMGPYNPAPYNPGPPGPAPHGPPAPYAPQGWGNAYPHWQQQAPPDPAKTGTDPNSAAWAAYYAHYYQQQAQPPPAAPAGAPTTTQTNGQGNYGDQQNPAPAGQVDYTKAWEEYYKKMGQQGQTQDYSKAWEEYYKKQGQAVPAPTGAPPGGQPDYSAAWAEYYRQQAAYYAQTSPQGMPQHPPAPQCLPRPSTLGSAAKSNRNYPCKKKIGLKWLL